The following proteins are co-located in the Dietzia timorensis genome:
- the dtd gene encoding D-aminoacyl-tRNA deacylase has translation MKAVLTRVSSARVLVSGEVVGELPGPGLLGLVGISVDDNRADVATMARKIAELRILAADEADGPAEVSASDIGAPVLLVSQFTLYGDTRKGRRPSWQQAAPSAEAEPLFNSLVEELRKRSLSVSTGVFGAHMCVESVNDGPFTVLVETSA, from the coding sequence ATGAAAGCAGTGCTCACGCGGGTGTCCTCCGCTCGCGTCCTCGTCTCTGGCGAGGTTGTCGGCGAGCTTCCCGGGCCGGGACTCCTGGGACTCGTCGGCATTTCCGTCGATGACAATCGAGCGGACGTCGCCACCATGGCGCGAAAGATCGCCGAGCTCCGCATCCTCGCCGCCGACGAGGCGGACGGCCCCGCCGAGGTTTCAGCCTCGGACATCGGCGCCCCCGTGCTTCTGGTCAGCCAATTCACGCTCTACGGGGACACCCGAAAGGGGCGCCGGCCCTCCTGGCAGCAGGCGGCTCCGAGCGCCGAAGCCGAGCCCCTTTTCAACTCCCTCGTCGAGGAGTTACGCAAGCGTTCACTTTCCGTTTCCACTGGCGTTTTCGGGGCGCACATGTGTGTCGAATCAGTAAACGATGGACCGTTTACTGTGCTCGTGGAAACCTCGGCGTAA